From Drosophila virilis strain 15010-1051.87 chromosome X, Dvir_AGI_RSII-ME, whole genome shotgun sequence, the proteins below share one genomic window:
- the Rab21 gene encoding ras-related protein Rab-21 produces the protein MSSRRTGAGPTLNFKAVLLGEGCVGKTSLVLRYMEDKFNTQHLSTLQASFVTKKVTLPDEQRAQLNIWDTAGQERFHALGPIYYRGSDGALLVYDITDQDSFQKVKSWVRELKQMRGSEIALIIVGNKTDLEDQRAISYETALRYAQTVGAQYVETSAKENEGVNELFELLTQLMVEHYGSKQQSDTNALRLQNSRLAPNAGAISISDDAEADQENGHAAAAHRSCCGI, from the exons ATGAGTTCGCGCAGAACGGGTGCTGGGCCCACGCTCAACTTCAAAGCGGTGCTGCTGGGCGAAG GCTGCGTGGGCAAAACATCGCTGGTGCTGCGTTACATGGAGGACAAGTTCAACACACAGCACCTCAGCACGCTGCAGGCTTCTTTCGTGACCAAAAAGGTAACACTGCCAGATGAGCAACGCGCCCAGCTAAATATTTGGGACACAGCCGGACAGGAGCGCTTCCATGCATTGGGGCCCATTTACTATAGAGGCTCGGATGGCGCATTGCTGGTGTATGATATCACCGATCAAGACTCCTTCCAAAAGGTCAAGTCTTGGGTACGCGAACTTAAACAGATGCGTGGCAGCGAGATTGCGCTGATTATTGTGGGCAACAAGACTGATCTTGAGGACCAGCGCGCCATTAGCTATGAGACTGCACTGCGCTATGCGCAGACGGTTGGCGCACAGTACGTAGAGACGTCCGCCAAGGAAAATGAGGGTGTCAACGAGCTGTTCGAACTGCTTACCCAACTGATGGTAGAGCATTATGGTAGTAAGCAGCAGAGCGATACCAATGCGTTGCGATTGCAAAATTCCAGATTGGCGCCCAATGCTGGCGCCATTAGCATCTCGGATGACGCCGAGGCGGATCAAGAGAATGGCCACGCAGCCGCCGCACACCGCTCCTGCTGTGGCATCTAG